One Nitrospirota bacterium DNA segment encodes these proteins:
- a CDS encoding GDP-L-fucose synthase, translated as MKKDSRIYVAGHRGLVGSAILRKLVEHGFTNLVTRTSRQLDLRRQKETERFFEKERPDFVFLAAAKVGGIIANSTFKAEFIYDNLMIAANIIHAAYKCNVKKLLNLGSSCIYPKLAPQPLKEEYLLTGLLEPTNEPYAIAKISAIKLCRYYNEQYGTDFISVMPTNLYGTYDNFNLMTSHVLPALIRKMHLGKCLRNGDFDAAGKDLKKYPLGSSGKNHIHKRDVLRILSRYGIRLFSKGMKNPVSRDMQVRVELWGTGNPYREFLHVDDLAEACVFLMERYGSREIGEFVNIGTGTDTTIRDLAMMVKDIIGFDGELVWDSSKPDGTPRKLLDVSKIQSLGWKPKISLEEGIRRTYAWYLRP; from the coding sequence ATGAAAAAAGATTCCAGAATCTATGTCGCCGGCCACAGAGGGCTTGTCGGTTCAGCAATCCTCCGGAAACTTGTAGAGCATGGGTTTACGAATCTCGTAACAAGGACTTCACGGCAGCTTGACCTCAGACGGCAGAAGGAGACCGAGCGGTTCTTCGAAAAGGAACGGCCGGATTTCGTCTTCCTCGCAGCGGCAAAGGTCGGCGGAATCATTGCGAACAGCACCTTCAAGGCTGAATTCATCTATGACAACCTCATGATCGCAGCAAACATTATTCATGCAGCCTATAAGTGCAACGTGAAAAAACTTCTCAACCTCGGGTCATCATGCATTTATCCGAAACTCGCTCCGCAGCCCCTGAAAGAGGAGTATCTTCTGACCGGTCTTCTTGAGCCAACAAACGAACCATATGCGATAGCCAAGATATCTGCCATAAAACTCTGCAGATACTACAACGAGCAGTACGGAACCGACTTCATCTCCGTCATGCCGACAAATCTCTATGGCACATATGATAATTTCAACCTGATGACCTCCCATGTGCTGCCCGCGCTTATCAGAAAAATGCATCTCGGCAAATGCCTCCGCAATGGCGATTTTGATGCAGCAGGGAAGGATCTGAAAAAATATCCTCTTGGCAGTTCCGGAAAAAATCATATTCATAAACGCGATGTTCTCCGAATCCTTTCACGATACGGGATTCGGCTTTTTTCGAAAGGAATGAAAAACCCGGTCTCTCGTGACATGCAGGTGCGTGTGGAACTCTGGGGAACCGGAAACCCCTACAGGGAGTTTCTGCATGTCGACGACCTCGCAGAGGCATGCGTGTTTCTTATGGAGAGATACGGAAGCCGGGAGATCGGCGAGTTTGTGAACATAGGCACAGGAACGGACACCACTATCAGGGATCTTGCAATGATGGTGAAAGACATCATCGGCTTTGACGGAGAACTCGTATGGGATTCATCGAAACCGGACGGCACCCCCCGGAAGCTCCTTGACGTGTCGAAGATTCAGTCCCTCGGCTGGAAGCCGAAGATCAGCCTTGAAGAAGGCATACGCAGGACATATGCATGGTATCTCAGACCCTGA
- the gmd gene encoding GDP-mannose 4,6-dehydratase: MKRALITGITGQDGSYLAELLLSKNYEVHGLIRRSSAFNTGRIDHVYTDPHIPGTRLFLHYGDLSDSGQLADIIYNIRPEEIYHLAAQSHVKVSFDMPEYTGDITAIGTTRLLDAIRRSGIKTRFYQASSSEMFGASPPPQNEHTPFYPRSPYAAAKVYSYWMTVNYREGYRMFACNGILFNHESPRRGETFVTRKITRALANMLAGKQRKLYLGNLDSKRDWGFAPEYVECQWLILQQDSPEDFVIGTGESHSVREFLEEAFSYVGIEIEWKGKGVRQKGKIRSLDPSLCATFRAGDTIIEIDPKYFRPTEVDFLKADITKARKKLGWTPRTTFSELVKIMVDYDMKLIHLTPVGDGIRICEKKGFTYTRHDFAKYEKIRERC, encoded by the coding sequence ATGAAACGGGCATTGATCACCGGCATCACCGGACAGGACGGTTCGTATCTTGCAGAACTGCTCTTATCGAAGAACTACGAGGTGCACGGTTTAATCAGAAGGTCGAGCGCCTTCAACACCGGAAGGATCGACCATGTGTACACAGACCCCCATATCCCCGGCACGCGGCTCTTCCTTCATTACGGCGACCTCTCTGATTCAGGGCAGCTTGCCGACATCATTTACAATATCAGGCCGGAGGAGATTTACCACCTTGCCGCGCAGAGCCATGTAAAAGTCAGCTTCGACATGCCGGAATATACCGGGGATATCACCGCCATCGGTACCACGAGGCTGCTGGATGCGATAAGGAGAAGCGGGATAAAGACGCGGTTTTACCAGGCATCTTCATCCGAGATGTTTGGCGCCTCGCCTCCGCCCCAGAATGAGCACACCCCCTTTTATCCGCGCAGCCCGTATGCGGCAGCAAAGGTCTATTCCTACTGGATGACAGTGAATTACCGTGAAGGGTACCGCATGTTCGCATGCAACGGCATTCTTTTCAACCACGAATCTCCCCGCAGGGGGGAAACGTTTGTTACGAGAAAGATCACCCGCGCACTCGCAAACATGCTGGCAGGCAAACAGAGGAAACTTTATCTCGGCAATCTTGATTCCAAAAGGGACTGGGGATTTGCGCCGGAGTATGTGGAATGCCAGTGGCTGATCCTCCAGCAGGACAGCCCCGAAGACTTTGTGATCGGCACAGGCGAAAGTCATTCGGTGAGGGAATTCCTTGAGGAAGCGTTCAGCTATGTGGGTATCGAGATAGAATGGAAGGGCAAGGGTGTCAGGCAGAAGGGAAAGATCCGTTCTCTGGACCCGTCATTATGCGCGACCTTTCGTGCCGGAGATACCATAATAGAGATAGACCCGAAATATTTCCGGCCTACCGAGGTCGATTTTCTGAAGGCTGATATCACGAAGGCGCGGAAGAAACTTGGATGGACGCCGCGTACGACCTTCAGTGAACTGGTCAAGATCATGGTCGACTATGACATGAAACTCATCCATCTTACCCCGGTCGGCGACGGAATCAGGATATGCGAAAAGAAAGGCTTCACATATACCAGGCACGACTTCGCAAAATACGAAAAGATAAGGGAACGGTGCTGA
- a CDS encoding mannose-1-phosphate guanylyltransferase/mannose-6-phosphate isomerase, whose protein sequence is MKALVLAGGSGTRLWPLSRKNYPKQFLKLNSEKSLLRETIERLLHVFSPGDIVVMTNSEYKFHVLSDLSAIAEDRNSAAVSNIILEPVGKNTAPAIALGMKYCTEKLRCKKDEVLFISPADHIIRPAERFAEYVSLSGDIAGKGSIVTFGIQPTRPETGYGYIKAKSEKQRAQSKTEGDLPPVYYRVEKFAEKPDIDTAERYIREGDYYWNSGMFAFSIGTMADEFRRFAPGIRNMLDLTFDSMLSDFGQMPSISIDYAVAEKSDKMVILPLDIYWNDIGSWDSLYDVVDKDEKGNIKMGDTLTIDTRDTLIISGKRLISTIGMEECLIVDTEDAVLVARKGETQKVREVVELLKQEDRKEASEHVTTYRPWGNYTVLEEGERYKIKRIVVNSGARLSLQMHYHRSEHWVVVRGAAKVTIGEIEKLVHENESVYIPKSTRHRLENPGRVPLEIIEVQNGEYVGEDDIVRIDDVYGRNEA, encoded by the coding sequence ATGAAAGCGCTTGTCCTTGCAGGAGGTTCCGGGACAAGACTCTGGCCTCTGAGCAGGAAGAACTACCCGAAACAGTTCCTGAAGCTCAACAGTGAGAAATCCCTGCTCCGTGAGACGATCGAGAGGCTCCTGCATGTCTTTTCTCCCGGCGACATTGTGGTCATGACGAACAGCGAATACAAATTCCACGTCCTGTCCGACCTTAGCGCAATAGCTGAAGACCGGAACAGTGCTGCAGTCAGCAATATCATCCTCGAACCTGTCGGGAAGAATACTGCGCCGGCCATTGCGCTCGGCATGAAATACTGCACCGAGAAACTCAGATGCAAAAAAGACGAGGTGCTGTTCATCTCTCCTGCAGACCACATCATCAGGCCTGCAGAACGGTTTGCAGAATATGTAAGCCTTTCCGGAGACATTGCGGGAAAGGGCAGTATCGTGACGTTTGGCATTCAGCCGACAAGACCTGAAACAGGCTACGGGTATATCAAAGCGAAGAGCGAAAAGCAAAGAGCACAGAGCAAGACGGAGGGAGACCTTCCCCCCGTGTATTATCGGGTTGAGAAATTTGCCGAAAAACCCGATATCGATACCGCGGAACGATATATCAGAGAAGGAGATTACTACTGGAATTCGGGAATGTTTGCCTTCAGCATCGGAACCATGGCGGACGAGTTCAGAAGGTTCGCGCCCGGTATCAGGAACATGCTCGACCTGACTTTTGACAGCATGCTGTCCGATTTCGGGCAGATGCCGTCAATATCGATAGACTATGCGGTGGCGGAAAAATCAGACAAGATGGTGATACTCCCGCTTGATATTTACTGGAACGACATCGGCTCATGGGACTCGCTCTACGACGTGGTTGACAAGGATGAGAAGGGCAACATAAAGATGGGGGACACCCTGACCATCGATACCAGGGACACCCTCATCATCAGCGGCAAGCGTCTCATATCGACGATCGGGATGGAGGAGTGCCTGATTGTTGATACGGAAGATGCGGTGCTGGTCGCAAGAAAGGGGGAGACCCAGAAGGTGCGCGAGGTTGTGGAACTCCTGAAACAGGAAGACCGGAAAGAGGCATCGGAACATGTGACCACGTACCGTCCGTGGGGAAACTATACGGTCCTCGAGGAGGGGGAGCGGTACAAGATCAAGCGGATCGTGGTGAACTCGGGTGCACGTCTGAGTCTGCAGATGCATTACCACCGGTCTGAACACTGGGTTGTGGTCAGGGGAGCAGCAAAGGTGACGATCGGCGAGATCGAAAAACTTGTCCATGAAAACGAGTCGGTATATATCCCGAAATCAACCCGCCACAGGCTCGAAAACCCCGGCAGGGTTCCGCTCGAGATCATTGAGGTCCAGAACGGGGAATATGTCGGCGAAGACGACATCGTGCGCATAGATGATGTGTACGGCAGGAACGAAGCATAG
- a CDS encoding phosphomannomutase/phosphoglucomutase, translating to MEDRIFREYDIRGIAGEELSEDFALMLGRAFVTRLRQVNPLAKRVSIGRDARVSSDALAAALIRGITAGGIHVYDVGLCPTPLQYFSLHHLDLDGGIMVTGSHNPPEYNGFKLSIGRETIFGDEIQRIRQIIRNHDWRENREPGTVETFDIVAAYRSFMTARFSYLADRKYRILKVVVDAGNGTAGIIAPDILEAMGCTVFPLYCEPDGRFPNHHPDPTVVEYITDLIHLTKNENADIGVGYDGDADRIGVVDRAGNVIWGDQIMIVLSRDILKKKPGAVIIGDVKCSQLMFDDIGKNGGVPVMWKTGHSLVKDKMRKESALLAGEFSGHIFIADDYFGYDDAIYTTFRLVEIMKISGMGIRELLSDIPRMHYTPEIRMDCRDDQKREIVAKLVQRCKDYASSGSGPLPIKKIYDIDGARVVFEKGWGLVRSSNTQPVIVLRFEAEDEESLKRYEAFLRAELKKAEAEV from the coding sequence ATGGAAGACAGGATATTCAGAGAATACGATATACGCGGGATTGCAGGAGAGGAACTCTCGGAGGACTTCGCCTTAATGCTCGGCAGGGCATTTGTGACGCGGCTCAGACAGGTGAATCCTTTGGCAAAACGGGTGAGTATCGGGAGGGATGCGAGGGTCAGTTCAGACGCACTGGCAGCAGCCCTTATCCGGGGAATTACCGCAGGCGGAATACATGTATACGACGTGGGTCTCTGCCCGACGCCCCTGCAGTATTTCTCCCTCCATCACCTGGATCTTGACGGCGGCATCATGGTGACCGGCAGCCATAACCCACCTGAATACAACGGGTTCAAGCTGAGCATTGGCAGGGAGACGATCTTCGGAGATGAGATCCAGAGGATCAGGCAGATCATCCGGAATCATGACTGGCGGGAAAACCGGGAGCCGGGTACAGTTGAGACGTTTGATATTGTCGCTGCATACCGCAGTTTCATGACGGCACGATTTTCCTATCTCGCAGACAGGAAATACAGGATACTGAAAGTGGTCGTTGATGCAGGAAACGGCACCGCCGGCATCATCGCCCCTGATATTCTTGAGGCGATGGGGTGCACAGTGTTTCCGCTATACTGTGAACCTGACGGCAGATTCCCGAATCACCATCCTGATCCCACCGTTGTTGAATATATTACTGATCTCATACACCTGACAAAAAATGAAAATGCAGATATTGGCGTGGGATATGATGGTGACGCAGACAGGATAGGCGTTGTCGACAGGGCAGGAAACGTCATATGGGGAGACCAGATAATGATCGTTCTCTCACGGGACATCCTGAAGAAGAAACCCGGCGCGGTCATCATCGGTGATGTGAAATGCTCTCAGCTTATGTTTGACGATATAGGGAAGAATGGCGGCGTGCCGGTCATGTGGAAGACAGGGCACTCACTTGTGAAGGACAAGATGCGAAAGGAATCCGCGCTCCTCGCCGGGGAGTTCAGCGGACATATCTTTATCGCCGATGACTACTTCGGGTATGACGATGCCATTTATACCACGTTCCGGCTCGTCGAGATCATGAAGATCTCTGGCATGGGCATCCGGGAACTGCTCTCGGATATCCCACGGATGCATTATACCCCTGAAATACGCATGGACTGCCGTGACGATCAGAAACGGGAGATAGTCGCAAAGCTGGTCCAAAGGTGCAAGGACTACGCCTCATCAGGGAGCGGACCTCTCCCGATAAAAAAGATCTACGACATAGACGGGGCCAGGGTTGTGTTCGAGAAGGGGTGGGGACTTGTGCGTTCGAGCAACACCCAGCCGGTAATAGTCCTCCGCTTCGAGGCGGAAGATGAAGAAAGCCTGAAGCGGTATGAGGCTTTTCTGAGGGCGGAACTGAAAAAGGCTGAAGCCGAAGTATGA
- the rfbB gene encoding dTDP-glucose 4,6-dehydratase, which yields MIQKLLVTGGAGFIGSEFVRQGVQRGYAITVIDTLSYAGDMQRVREVMQSISFQRVDITDRTSLERIFATERPEAVVHWAAESHVDRSIDDASPFIDANVKGTQVLLDIAKTYGIGRFINVSTDEVYGDLGKDGQFHETTPLNPSSPYSVSKAAADMLGRAYHRTHGLPVITVRPSNNYGPWQYPEKLIPVIIMNALSDRKVPVYAKGENVREWLFVSDCAGAVFEILEKGRAGEIYNIGSGEEKRNIDVVKSILAILGKPEDLIEFVKDRPGHDFRYSLNSHKITEHLGWKVKTHFSGGIERTVQWYRENMEWVKSKVKA from the coding sequence ATGATTCAGAAACTCCTCGTCACAGGCGGGGCGGGCTTTATCGGCAGCGAATTCGTGAGACAGGGCGTACAGAGGGGATATGCCATTACTGTTATCGACACGCTCAGCTATGCCGGTGACATGCAAAGAGTCCGGGAAGTCATGCAGAGCATCTCCTTTCAGAGGGTGGATATCACCGACAGGACGTCCCTTGAGAGAATCTTTGCGACGGAAAGGCCGGAAGCGGTCGTACACTGGGCGGCGGAAAGCCATGTCGACAGAAGCATCGATGACGCATCCCCGTTTATCGACGCCAACGTGAAAGGCACACAGGTGCTTCTTGATATCGCGAAAACATATGGAATCGGCAGATTCATCAATGTGTCGACTGATGAGGTGTACGGCGATCTCGGGAAAGACGGTCAGTTCCATGAAACCACGCCGCTCAACCCCAGTTCCCCCTATTCGGTCAGCAAAGCTGCTGCTGACATGCTCGGACGTGCATATCACAGGACGCACGGACTGCCGGTGATCACGGTCAGGCCCTCGAACAACTACGGCCCCTGGCAGTATCCTGAAAAGCTCATCCCTGTAATCATCATGAATGCGCTGAGCGACAGAAAAGTCCCGGTGTATGCAAAGGGGGAAAATGTGAGAGAGTGGCTATTCGTGTCCGATTGCGCGGGTGCGGTGTTCGAGATACTCGAAAAAGGAAGGGCCGGGGAGATCTATAATATCGGAAGCGGCGAGGAGAAGAGAAACATAGATGTAGTGAAAAGTATTCTTGCGATACTTGGAAAACCTGAAGACCTCATAGAATTCGTGAAGGACAGACCGGGGCATGATTTCAGGTATTCCCTCAATTCGCATAAAATCACCGAACACCTCGGATGGAAGGTGAAGACGCATTTTTCCGGAGGGATCGAACGAACGGTGCAGTGGTACCGGGAAAACATGGAATGGGTGAAAAGCAAGGTAAAGGCATAA
- the rfbD gene encoding dTDP-4-dehydrorhamnose reductase, translated as MKILITGANGQLAREFRKSLESFAHEVTALEKNAMDITSPESVKKALAEYGPDVVVNCASYNFVDKAEDDFDSAYKVNAQGVRNLALACKRNAALLVHYSSDYVFDGKKEDFYTEEDPTNPINNYGKTKLLGENFLREDYDNFLLFRVSWVFGEGEQNFLFKLCEWAKKTRVLKIVCDQISVPTYTRNIVNLTMFAVNRGLRGFYHLTSSGYATRYEVARYFLERIGMRNLIIPVASEYFPSPARRPFFSAMANRKLAEDLNVEIPDWKFGIDNYVNSVFGKEKV; from the coding sequence ATGAAAATCCTGATCACCGGAGCAAACGGCCAGCTCGCGAGGGAATTCCGGAAGTCGCTCGAAAGCTTTGCTCATGAAGTAACAGCTCTTGAGAAAAATGCCATGGATATCACCAGCCCTGAAAGCGTGAAAAAGGCGCTGGCAGAGTATGGCCCTGATGTTGTGGTGAATTGTGCCTCATACAATTTTGTGGATAAGGCTGAGGACGATTTCGACAGTGCATACAAGGTAAATGCGCAGGGGGTGAGAAACCTCGCCCTTGCATGTAAGAGAAATGCTGCCCTTCTGGTCCATTACAGCAGCGATTATGTATTTGACGGGAAAAAAGAGGATTTCTACACAGAAGAAGATCCAACAAACCCAATAAACAATTATGGGAAAACAAAGCTGCTTGGGGAAAACTTTCTCAGGGAGGACTATGATAACTTCTTGCTGTTCAGGGTCAGCTGGGTTTTCGGAGAGGGCGAACAGAACTTTCTCTTCAAGCTGTGTGAATGGGCAAAGAAGACCAGGGTACTGAAGATCGTCTGTGACCAGATATCGGTTCCTACATATACAAGGAACATCGTGAACCTCACGATGTTTGCGGTGAACCGTGGCCTGAGGGGTTTTTATCATCTTACGAGCAGCGGATATGCCACGCGCTATGAGGTGGCACGTTATTTTTTGGAAAGAATCGGCATGCGCAACCTCATTATCCCTGTGGCTTCAGAATACTTCCCTTCTCCGGCCAGAAGGCCTTTTTTTTCTGCCATGGCAAACCGGAAACTCGCGGAAGATCTGAACGTCGAGATCCCGGACTGGAAATTCGGCATAGATAATTATGTAAATAGCGTGTTTGGAAAGGAGAAAGTATGA
- the rfbC gene encoding dTDP-4-dehydrorhamnose 3,5-epimerase, translated as MPFTFHRLTIPEVILIEPGVFADARGFFMETYRYSGFARAGISEYFVQDNFSRSSGRVLRGLHYQKNPHAQGKLVQCVQGRIFDVAADIRKGSPSFGKWTGAELSEENNRMLYIPPGFAHGFVVLDESAGVLYKCTQEYAPENDRGIIWNDPDINIQWPVENPVLSDKDSRHPFLKDADNNFTYGKS; from the coding sequence ATGCCTTTTACGTTTCATCGCCTTACAATTCCCGAAGTCATTCTCATCGAACCCGGGGTCTTCGCAGACGCACGGGGATTTTTCATGGAGACATACAGGTACTCAGGATTTGCCCGGGCAGGAATCAGCGAATACTTCGTACAGGACAATTTTTCACGGTCATCCGGCCGGGTGTTGCGCGGCCTCCATTACCAGAAGAATCCTCATGCACAGGGGAAACTGGTCCAGTGCGTGCAGGGAAGGATTTTCGACGTTGCCGCAGATATCCGGAAAGGGTCTCCCTCCTTTGGCAAATGGACAGGTGCCGAACTTTCTGAAGAAAATAATCGTATGCTCTACATACCGCCCGGGTTTGCCCATGGGTTTGTCGTGCTGGATGAATCTGCCGGTGTGCTCTATAAATGCACCCAGGAATATGCGCCTGAGAATGACCGGGGAATTATCTGGAACGATCCCGATATCAATATCCAATGGCCGGTAGAAAACCCTGTGCTGTCCGACAAGGATAGCAGGCATCCTTTTCTGAAGGATGCAGACAATAACTTTACGTACGGGAAATCATAA
- the rfbA gene encoding glucose-1-phosphate thymidylyltransferase RfbA, whose translation MKGIILAGGSGTRLYPVTISVCKQLLPIYDKPMVYYPLSVLMLAGIRDILIISTPQDLPRFIAIFGDGSHLGLNFSYREQPHPGGIAEAFILGEKFIGTDNVCLVLGDNIFYGHGFTDMLKKASHDVRTKGGATVFGYYVKDPERYGVVEFDEKGNVLSIEEKPKNPRSKYAITGLYFYDNRVIEVAKSIRPSRRGELEITDVNLDYLSKGKLWVELMGRGYAWLDTGTHESLLEAGEFIATIEKRQGLKIACIEEIAFKEGYINQEQLAKLAQNLNHNEYGKYLLRLIK comes from the coding sequence ATGAAAGGAATAATCCTTGCAGGTGGCAGCGGCACACGTCTTTATCCGGTGACGATCAGTGTCTGCAAGCAGTTGCTGCCCATCTATGACAAACCGATGGTCTACTACCCGCTTTCCGTGCTCATGCTCGCCGGGATCAGGGATATCCTGATCATCTCCACACCCCAGGACCTTCCCCGTTTTATTGCCATATTCGGTGACGGGTCCCATTTGGGACTCAATTTTTCCTACAGGGAACAGCCTCATCCCGGAGGCATCGCAGAGGCGTTCATCCTGGGTGAGAAATTCATAGGAACTGACAACGTATGCCTTGTGCTGGGCGACAATATCTTTTACGGACATGGGTTTACGGATATGCTCAAAAAGGCGTCCCATGACGTCAGGACAAAGGGGGGCGCGACAGTATTCGGGTACTACGTCAAAGATCCTGAAAGGTACGGCGTGGTCGAATTCGATGAAAAAGGGAATGTCCTGTCGATTGAGGAGAAACCCAAAAATCCCAGGTCCAAATATGCCATAACAGGGCTCTATTTCTATGACAACAGGGTTATTGAGGTTGCAAAAAGCATCAGGCCTTCACGGCGGGGAGAGCTTGAGATTACCGATGTCAATCTGGACTATCTTTCAAAGGGCAAACTCTGGGTCGAACTTATGGGACGGGGATATGCATGGCTTGACACCGGCACCCATGAAAGCCTTCTTGAAGCAGGCGAATTTATCGCTACCATAGAAAAAAGACAGGGCCTGAAGATAGCCTGTATTGAAGAAATTGCCTTTAAAGAAGGCTATATCAATCAGGAGCAGCTTGCGAAACTTGCCCAGAACCTCAACCATAACGAATACGGAAAATATCTCCTGCGGCTCATCAAATGA
- a CDS encoding transcription termination/antitermination NusG family protein: MWYAIYTKHGKEDSVASRLQMIGIEVLNPKIRMRKFRRNRLADVIENLFPCYLFANFDADRYSHLITFTRGVRYIVGKRSPVAVQDEVMETIRDNMQSDNLVVVGMQRFAKGDAVRIKDGPFREFCGIFEKEIRGSERVMILLNTIHIRVELDSFCLAVA, translated from the coding sequence ATGTGGTATGCCATCTATACAAAACACGGAAAAGAAGACTCGGTAGCCTCCCGCCTTCAGATGATCGGAATCGAGGTTCTCAATCCAAAAATCAGGATGAGGAAATTCCGTCGCAACAGGCTTGCTGACGTGATTGAGAATCTTTTCCCCTGTTATCTTTTTGCCAATTTCGATGCGGACAGGTATTCCCACCTTATTACATTTACCCGTGGCGTGAGGTATATCGTCGGCAAACGCAGTCCTGTGGCTGTGCAGGATGAAGTGATGGAGACGATCAGGGATAATATGCAATCTGACAACCTTGTAGTGGTCGGAATGCAAAGGTTTGCCAAAGGGGACGCAGTCCGTATAAAGGATGGCCCATTCAGGGAATTCTGCGGAATATTTGAAAAGGAAATCAGAGGATCAGAGAGAGTAATGATCCTGCTGAATACGATTCACATTAGGGTGGAACTCGACAGCTTTTGCCTGGCTGTGGCGTGA
- a CDS encoding O-antigen ligase family protein, whose amino-acid sequence MDRRDHTGTKIAVIAPSLIIFSVLSFGAVEMWSATVLQVSVLSLCMFQLIVRRAAVEESETVNPAGGTQEKLLFISLALLFGFLAVQMIPFPQAVLEYLSPRSSELYSFYAVDVNAPGHISLHVYRTQVEFSRMATYAAFFVLLAYSMRDRHAVEKMLMILAYFGFGLAIFAILQKAAWNGKIYWIRDIPQCSPFGPFLNRNHYAGLMGMLVPLTLGLAFTRRRRERQLLFGFFGVIMSVSLFLSLSRAGIVSFLVGISVFALFFFWKKFKAKKIWALASFLLVVFLYLLYIGIDPVIDRFYRTDITREARIAVWAETLRAFSDFSLTGSGLGTFLDVFQLYSPEPIVLLYDHAHNDYLEFILETGAIGGVLLLAVLILLMICITRGKWDGKTGFLKISFLSSIVTISVHSAFDFNLHIPSNALMLAAISGMAFANSRIGAESPEEP is encoded by the coding sequence ATGGATAGACGGGATCATACTGGTACAAAAATAGCGGTCATTGCTCCGTCGCTTATCATATTTTCAGTGCTGAGCTTCGGCGCTGTTGAAATGTGGTCTGCGACAGTCCTCCAGGTATCGGTCCTGAGCCTCTGCATGTTCCAGCTCATCGTGAGGAGGGCAGCCGTGGAAGAGAGCGAAACGGTCAATCCTGCCGGAGGAACACAGGAGAAACTCCTGTTCATTTCCCTGGCGCTTTTGTTTGGTTTCCTGGCAGTACAGATGATACCGTTTCCTCAGGCAGTTCTGGAATACCTGTCTCCACGGTCTTCAGAACTGTATTCTTTCTATGCGGTTGATGTGAATGCCCCGGGGCATATAAGCCTTCATGTCTACAGGACGCAGGTCGAATTCTCCCGGATGGCGACCTATGCCGCCTTTTTTGTCCTTCTTGCATACAGCATGCGGGACAGGCATGCGGTTGAAAAGATGCTCATGATACTGGCATATTTCGGATTCGGACTTGCCATATTCGCCATCCTCCAGAAGGCTGCATGGAACGGAAAAATTTACTGGATAAGGGACATACCCCAGTGCAGCCCTTTTGGCCCTTTTCTGAACAGAAATCATTATGCAGGGCTGATGGGCATGCTCGTCCCCCTCACCCTTGGTCTCGCATTCACCAGGCGGCGGCGCGAGAGGCAACTGCTGTTCGGCTTTTTCGGCGTGATTATGTCCGTCTCCCTTTTTCTCTCGCTGTCGAGGGCCGGAATTGTCAGTTTCCTGGTCGGCATATCCGTATTCGCCCTTTTCTTCTTCTGGAAGAAATTCAAGGCCAAAAAGATTTGGGCGCTTGCATCTTTCCTCCTTGTCGTGTTCCTCTATCTGTTGTATATCGGAATCGACCCTGTGATCGACAGGTTTTACAGGACTGACATCACGCGAGAGGCCCGGATTGCGGTCTGGGCAGAGACACTCAGGGCGTTCAGTGATTTCTCTCTTACCGGCAGCGGACTCGGGACATTCCTCGATGTGTTTCAGCTTTATTCCCCTGAACCAATAGTGCTGCTGTATGACCACGCACATAACGATTATCTCGAATTCATACTTGAAACAGGGGCAATAGGCGGAGTCCTGCTGCTTGCTGTCCTGATCCTTCTCATGATCTGCATAACAAGGGGAAAGTGGGATGGAAAAACCGGATTCCTGAAGATATCCTTTCTGTCATCAATAGTGACAATATCTGTCCATAGTGCATTCGATTTCAACCTCCATATCCCGTCAAATGCGCTGATGCTTGCGGCCATCTCTGGCATGGCTTTTGCGAATTCAAGGATTGGTGCCGAATCCCCGGAAGAACCGTAG